A window from Branchiostoma lanceolatum isolate klBraLanc5 chromosome 9, klBraLanc5.hap2, whole genome shotgun sequence encodes these proteins:
- the LOC136441183 gene encoding uncharacterized protein, whose amino-acid sequence MYFSGIHEENLSLFSLFECIEAPINRLRDQDIVPFTTGLTIQKWCFELAREEQLLSRNVDTAAIRLLFLQAQADVREGKLHPSPEQRSKLEEYCDPSFPLHGRYVQLCQTLQDYSSVRFRDVIVERDVGVDNLKIPVGTIIELNVTLSGLRLVTGDTTLSVVWSRITSWTNVKEGIHLQYEVYSPETGSRDILALQTIQAPYLLATTLEIIAALQKENSGPAFHTSQVHREEEGTVTHWDNVLFQK is encoded by the exons ATGTATTTTTCAGGTATACATGAAGAAAACCTCTCTCTTTTCTCACTGTTTGAATGTATTGAGGCACCAATAAACAGATTACGAGACCAGGACATAGTACCCTTCACTACAG GTCTGACCATACAGAAGTGGTGTTTTGAGCTGGCAAGGGAGGAACAGCTGCTGTCCAGGAATGTGGACACAGCTGCCATACGGCTGCTGTTCCTGCAGGCACAGGCAGATGTTAGGGAAG gaaaactACATCCCAGCCCAGAGCAGAGGTCTAAACTAGAAG AATACTGCGATCCCAGCTTCCCCCTCCATGGGAGATATGTACAGTTGTGTCAGACTTTACAAGACTACTCTTCTGTCAGGTTTAGAGATGTCATCGTGGAGAGAGATGTTGGTGTGGACAATCTTAAG ATCCCAGTTGGAACCATTATCGAGCTGAATGTGACGTTAAGTGGCCTGAGGCTTGTCACCGGGGATACGACCTTGTCTGTCGTGTGGAGCAGAATAACAAG CTGGACGAATGTTAAAGAAGGAATCCATCTACAGTATGAAGTGTACAGTCCTGAGACAGGGAGTCGGGACATCCTCGCTTTACAGACCATCCAGGCTCCGTACCTACTCGCTACAACACTTGAAATCATTGCTGCTCTTCAG AAGGAAAACAGTGGTCCTGCCTTCCACACGTCCCAGGTTCACAGGGAGGAGGAAGGGACGGTCACCCACTGGGACAATGTGCTGTTCCAGAAATGA